In Cotesia glomerata isolate CgM1 linkage group LG3, MPM_Cglom_v2.3, whole genome shotgun sequence, one genomic interval encodes:
- the LOC123261491 gene encoding acetyl-CoA carboxylase isoform X1: protein MLRGLCNSTIGTSNYCFLACCLVIAIAVVWSFQFIIQFSYDVKQTLGLTSITLLLLYLSFVFFKNRKKYSNKHIELGKTENESRALHQVSVTEEKNFQEEFNKINKMAETPVSFVLGGSDQTEELELETEDSFPIEGFDGYQQPPTMPSINEQRRRLRPSMSQGTVMIMTQNRLQEKDFTVATPEEFVHRFGGTKVINKVLIANNGIAAVKCMRSIRRWSYEMFKNERAIRFVVMVTPEDLKANAEYIKMADQYVPVPGGTNNNNYANVELIVDIAIRTQVQAVWAGWGHASENPKLPELLHKKDISFIGPSERAMWALGDKIASSIVAQTADVPTLPWSGSGLKAQYSGKKIKISSELFKKGCVSTIEECLAAANKIGFPVMVKASEGGGGKGIRKVENAEELPTLFRQVQTEVPGSPIFIMKLAKCARHLEVQLLADVYGNAISLFGRDCSIQRRHQKIIEEAPAVIAKPEIFEEMEKAAVRLAKMVGYVSAGTVEYLYDTSGSYYFLELNPRLQVEHPCTEMVSDVNLPAAQLQIAMGLPLHHIKDIRLLYGESPWGDSTIYFDQPRHKPQPWGHVIAARITSENPDEGFKPSSGTVQELNFRSSKNVWGYFSVGVSGGLHEFADSQFGHCFSWGEDRNQARENLVIALKELSIRGDFRTTVEYLITLLETECFLTNNIDTAWLDALIAERVRSDKPDVLLAVTCGALHIADRTITAAFSGFQTSLERGQIQAGNDLNNIIDVELINDGIKYKIQTAKSGPNSYFLVMNNSYKDVEVHRLSDGGILLSFDGASFTTYMREEVDRYRIVIGNQTCVFEKDNDPSLLRSPSAGKLISFLVEDGGHVEPGQAYAEIEVMKMVMTVTASEAGSVFYVKRPGAVLEAGVLIAHLELDDPSLVTKAQDYTGQFPAPIIPAIPEKLNLLHCKYRASLENTLAGYCLPDPYHLPRQRELIEKFMNSLRDPSLPLLELQEVISTISGRIPISVEKKIRKLMTLYERNITSVLAQFPSQQIAAVIDSHAATLSKRSDRDVFFLTTQAIVQLVQRYRNGIRGRMKTAMHELLRQYYTVESQFQQGHYDKCVSALIQQYKDNMSMVTNTIFSHNQVSKKNVLVTMLIDHLWANEPGLTDELASTLTELTSLNRAEHCRVALRARQVLIAAHQPAYELRHNQMESIFLSAVDMYGHDFHPENLQKLILSETSIFDILHDFFYHTNRAVCNAALEVYVRRAYISYEFTCLQHLELSGEIPLVYFQFLLPSNHPNRQNQLLINHRTGAVAAFQDLDHFSQYADEVLDLLQDLSSPNSVSAKVLEAVDAAGSESRHSTSINVSFSTTEAGGPVEIGEKSAESVHILSITVQDNGNQDDAAMARLFGDWCASNKEELVSRGIRRVTFAALQKRQFPKFFTYRNRDGFVEDRIYRHLEPGCAFQLELNRMRTYELEALPTSNQKMHLYLGKAKVAKGQQVTDYRFFIRSIIRHSDLITKEASFDYLHNEGERVLLEAMDELEVAFSHPLAKRTDCNHIFLNFVPTVIMDPARIEESVTSMVLRYGPRLWKLRVRQAEIKMTIRPAPGKPTSTVRLCISNDSGYSIDLHLYTETTEAKTGIIRLESYSPVNSNRRPGPMHGMPVSTPYLTKDYLQAKRFQAQSSGTTYVYDLPDMFRQELEKAWAKYIEERPNIENLSIPSPVIDCIELVLDGENLVEQKRLPGENDVGMVAWKLTLFTPEFPSGREIILIANDLTHLIGSFGPKEDLVFYRASERARQLGIPRVYFSANSGARIGLAEEVKALFKIAWEDDAVPEKGFKYIYLTPDDYARLSSLNSVKASLIEDGGEARYKITDIIGKDDGLGVENLKYAGLIAGETSRAYDEVVTISIASCRAIGIGSYLVRLGQRVIQIENSHIILTGYRALNAVLGREVYASNNQLGGIQIMYHNGISHVTEPRDLDGIATVLKWISFVPKNKGGILPIITPVDPVDREIGYVPTRTPYDPRWMLEGRKSTVDPTMWESGFFDFGSWAEIMRPWAQTVVTGRARLGGIPCGIVAVETRTMEIHLPADPANLDSEAKTVSQAGQVWYPDSAFKTAQAIKDFNREELPLFIFANWRGFSGGMKDMYEQIMKFGAYIVDGLKEYKKPVFIYIPPNGELRGGAWAVVDPTINPRFMEMFADNTSRGGVLEPEGIVEIKFKTKDILKTIHRLDPVVHNLKEKLLHPLTAEERAKVEIEIRSREQILEPMYRQAAVHFSDLHDTPERMLEKNAINDIIPWRKARTLLYWRLRRRLLEEEFRSDILSTQPSLDVRQVDAMLRRWFVEDKGTTESYLWDQDESVVEWLQSQRDDEDSVVMHNINCVKRGAVVTHIKDSLEKCPDVRLEAVLEIAHRLTSAERAELQRTLAQLEASTVQEHHNDSSASS from the exons ATGTTAAGAGGACTTTGCAACTCCACTATTGGTACAAGCAATTATT gtTTTCTCGCATGTTGTCTCGTGATTGCAATCGCTGTTGTTTGGTCATTTCAATTCATCATTCAGTTTTCATATGATGTCAAGCAAACTTTAGGTCTAACGTCTATAACATTGctgttattatatttatctttcgtgttttttaaaaatcgtaaaaaatattcgaaCAAACACATTGAATTAG gtAAAACCGAGAACGAGAGTCGAGCGCTGCATCAAGTATCTGTaacagaagaaaaaaattttcaagaagagtttaataaaattaacaagatGGCCGAAACACCCGTAAGTTTTGTCCTCGGCGGGTCTGATCAAACTGAAGAACTAGAATTAGAAACAGAAGATAGCTTTCCTATTGAAGGATTTGATGGTTATCAACAGCCACCGACAATGCCAAGTATTAACGAACAACGTAGGCGGTTAAG GCCCAGCATGTCGCAGGGTACGGTGATGATTATGACACAAAATCGTTTACAAGAAAAAGATTTCACGGTTGCTACACCTGAAGAATTCGTTCACCGTTTTGGTGGTacgaaagtaataaataaa GTTCTGATAGCAAATAATGGAATTGCCGCAGTAAAATGTATGCGTTCAATAAGAAGATGGTCATatgaaatgtttaaaaatgagCGAGCGATAAGATTTGTGGTAATGGTTACTCCTGAAGATCTCAAGGCTAACGCAGAATACATAAAGATGGCAGATCAATACGTGCCTGTACCTGGAGGAActaataacaacaattatGCTAATGTCGAATTAATTGTTGACATTGCAATTCGTACTCAAGTTCAAGCTGTTTGGGCAGGATGGGGTCACGCTTCTGAAAATCCTAAGTTACCAGAATTATTGcataaaaaagatatttcattCATTGGGCCATCAGAACGTGCAATGTGGGCTTTAGGAGACAAAATAGCATCTAGTATCGTTGCCCAAACTGCTGATGTTCCAACATTACCATGGTCTGGATCAGGATTAAAAGCTCAGTAcagtggaaaaaaaataaaaatatcatccgAGCTATTTAAAAAAGGTTGTGTGTCAACAATAGAAGAATGTTTAGCAGCTGCTAATAAAATTGGATTTCCTGTTATGGTAAAAGCTAGTGAAGGAGGGGGTGGTAAAGGTATTCGTAAAGTTGAAAATGCTGAAGAATTACCAACACTCTTTCGTCAAGTCCAAACCGAAGTTCCTGGATCGCCAATATTCATAATGAAACTTGCTAAATGTGCTCGTCACTTGGAAGTTCAATTACTTGCAGATGTTTATGGCAACGCAATATCTTTATTCGGCCGTGACTGTTCTATTCAGAGAAGACATCAAAAAATCATAGAAGAAGCACCTGCAGTTATTGCAAAGCCAGAAATATTTGAAGAAATGGAAAAAGCTGCAGTAAGACTTGCCAAAATGGTAGGATACGTCAGTGCAGGAACAGTAGAATATCTCTATGATACGTCAGGATCTTATTactttttagaattaaatCCTAGATTGCAAGTTGAGCATCCATGTACAGAAATGGTGTCAGATGTTAATTTGCCAGCTGCCCAGCTACAAATAGCAATGGGCTTGCCTCTTCATCATATTAAAGACATACGATTGTTGTACGGTGAAAGCCCATGGGGTGATAGCACAATATATTTCGATCAGCCACGGCATAAACCTCAACCTTGGGGTCATGTAATCGCCGCGCGAATCACCAGTGAAAATCCAGATGAAGGATTCAAACCAAGTTCTGGTACAGTTCAAGAGCTTAACTTTAGATCATCGAAAAATGTCTGGGGATATTTTTCTGTTGGTGTATCTGGTGGTCTTCATGAGTTTGCTGATTCTCAATTTGGTCACTGTTTTTCATGGGGTGAAGATCGTAATCAAGCACGTGAAAACCTTGTAATTGCATTAAAAGAATTGAGTATTCGAGGTGATTTTCGTACGACAGTTGAATACTTGATTACATTATTAGAAACTGAATGTTTCCTAACTAATAATATTGACACCGCGTGGCTAGATGCTTTGATTGCAGAACGTGTTAGAAGTGACAAACCAGATGTTTTACTTGCTGTAACTTGCGGTGCTCTTCATATTGCTGATCGTACTATTACGGCAGCTTTTTCTGGATTCCAAACAAGTTTAGAACGTGGTCAAATCCAAGCTGGCAATGatttaaacaatattattgATGTGGAATTGATAAATGAtggtattaaatataaaattcaaacAGCCAAAAGCGGCCCAAACAGTTATTTCCTTGTAATGAATAATTCTTACAAAGACGTTGAGGTTCATCGTCTATCAGACGGTGGTATATTACTTTCATTTGATGGTGCAAGTTTTACAACATATATGCGCGAAGAAGTTGATCGTTATCGAATTGTTATTGGAAATCAAACATGCGTTTTTGAAAAAGATAACGACCCTTCTCTGTTAAGATCACCGTCTGCGGGTAAGCTAATTAGTTTTCTTGTTGAAGATGGAGGTCATGTCGAGCCAGGACAAGCGTATGCTGAAATTGAAGTTATGAAAATGGTAATGACAGTAACAGCTAGTGAAGCAGGTAGtgttttttatgtaaaaagaCCAGGTGCAGTTTTAGAAGCAGGAGTATTAATTGCTCATTTAGAATTAGATGATCCATCTCTAGTAACAAAAGCTCAAGATTATACAGGTCAATTCCCTGCGCCAATTATTCCTGCTATTCCAGAAAAATTGAATCTTCTTCATTGTAAATACCGTGCTTCATTGGAAAATACATTAGCAGGATATTGTTTACCTGATCCTTATCATTTGCCAAGACAACgtgaattgattgaaaaatttatgaactCATTACGAGATCCCAGCTTACCACTTCTTGAGCTTCAAGAAGTAATATCAACAATTTCTGGAAGAATTCCAATAtcagttgagaaaaaaattcgtaaattaaTGACATTATATGAGCGGAATATCACTTCTGTTTTAGCCCAATTTCCAAGTCAACAAATTGCTGCTGTAATCGATAGTCATGCTGCAACCTTGTCTAAAAGATCTGATAGAGATGTATTTTTCCTTACCACTCAAGCAATCGTACAGCTAGTTCAACGTTACCGAAATGGAATAAGAGGACGTATGAAAACTGCCATGCATGAATTATTACGACAATATTATACAGTAGAGAGTCAATTTCAACAGGGTCACTACGATAAGTGTGTTTCTGCACTTATTCAACAATATAAAGACAATATGTCTATGGTAACTAATACTATATTTAGTCATAATCAGGTATCAAAGAAAAATGTTCTTGTAACAATGTTAATTGATCATTTGTGGGCAAATGAACCAGGCCTTACTGATGAATTAGCTAGTACGTTGACTGAACTTACAAGTTTAAATCGCGCTGAACATTGTAGAGTTGCTTTACGAGCACGTCAAGTACTTATTGCAGCGCATCAACCGGCCTATGAATTAAGACACAATCAAATGGAATCAATTTTCCTATCAGCAGTTGATATGTATGGTCATGATTTCCATCCagaaaatcttcaaaaactaattttatcaGAAACATCAATCTTTGATATACTCCATGACTTCTTTTATCATACCAATCGAGCTGTTTGTAATGCAGCTTTAGAAGTTTACGTACGAAGAGCTTACATTAGTTACGAATTTACTTGTTTACAACACCTTGAGTTATCTGGTGAAATTCCATTGGTGTATTTCCAATTTTTATTACCAAGTAATCATCCTAATCGTCAAAatcagttattaattaatcatcgAACTGGCGCAGTTGCAGCATTCCAAGATTTAGATCATTTTAGCCAATATGCTGATGAAGTTTTGGATCTTTTACAAGATCTTTCATCGCCAAATTCTGTTTCTGCAAAAGTTTTAGAAGCTGTTGATGCAGCTGGTAGTGAATCACGTCATAGTACATCGATTAATGTATCATTTAGTACAACTGAAGCCGGTGGACCTGTAGAAATTGGTGAAAAATCTGCTGAGTCAGTTCATATTTTAAGCATTACCGTACAAGACAATGGTAATCAAGATGATGCAGCTATGGCAAGACTTTTTGGTGATTGGTGTGCTTCAAATAAAGAAGAACTTGTATCACGTGGCATTAGACGAGTGACTTTTGCAGCTCTTCAAAAACGCCAATTTCCAAAGTTTTTCACTTACCGTAATAGAGATGGCTTTGTTGAAGATCGAATTTATCGTCATTTAGAGCCCGGTTGTGCTTTTCAATTGGAACTTAATCGAATGAGAACCTATGAATTAGAAGCTTTACCAACATCTAATCAAAAAATGCATCTATATCTTGGTAAAGCTAAAGTAGCTAAAGGCCAACAAGTAACAGATTATCGTTTCTTTATACGTTCGATAATACGTCACTCAGATTTGATAACAAAAGAAGCAAGTTTTGATTACCTTCACAACGAGGGTGAACGTGTCCTTCTCGAAGCAATGGATGAACTTGAAGTTGCTTTCTCTCATCCTCTAGCTAAGCGCACAGATTgtaatcatatatttttaaactttgtacCTACTGTAATAATGGATCCAGCACGAATTGAAGAGAGTGTTACAAGTATGGTGTTACGTTACGGTCCAAGATTGTGGAAATTACGAGTACGTCAGGCAGAAATAAAGATGACTATTCGTCCAGCACCCGGAAAACCAACATCAACTGTACGTCTATGTATTTCTAATGACAGCGGTTACAGTATTGATCTGCATTTATATACAGAAACTACCGAAGCCAAAACTGGAATTATTCGATTAGAATCATACAGTCCAGTAAATTCTAACAGAAGACCGGGGCCTATGCACGGAATGCCAGTTTCTACACCTTATTTAACAAAAGATTATCTTCAGGCAAAGAGATTTCAGGCTCAAAGTTCCGGAACAACTTATGTTTATGATCTCCCTGATATGTTCCGTCAAGAACTAGAAAAGGCTTGGGCTAAATACATTGAAGAACGTCcaaatatagaaaatttatcgaTCCCTAGTCCTGTAATAGATTGCATAGAGCTTGTATTAGATGGTGAAAATCTTGTTGAACAAAAACGATTGCCCGGAGAAAATGACGTTGGCATGGTTGCTTGGAAGCTGACTCTTTTTACTCCAGAATTTCCATCGGGTCGtgaaattattcttattgcCAATGATTTAACCCATTTAATAGGTTCATTTGGACCCAAAGAAGATCTTGTATTTTATCGGGCATCTGAACGAGCAAGACAACTTGGAATACCCCGAGTATACTTTTCTGCAAATTCTGGAGCTCGTATTGGGCTTGCTGAAGAAGTTAAAGCATTGTTTAAAATTGCTTGGGAGGATGATGCAGTACCTGAAAAAGGTTTCAAGTATATCTACTTGACTCCCGATGATTATGCTCGTTTATCATCTCTTAATTCGGTTAAAGCATCGCTTATAGAAGATGGTGGTGAAGCACGTTATAAAATTACCGATATTATTGGTAAAGATGATGGTCTTGGAGTAGAAAATCTTAAATATGCCGGTTTAATTGCTGGTGAAACGTCTCGGGCTTATGATGAAGTAGTTACAATTTCGATTGCTAGTTGTCGTGCAATTGGAATTGGATCTTACTTAGTACGACTTGGACAACGTGTTAtacaaattgaaaattctcaCATTATTCTTACCGGTTATCGTGCACTTAATGCTGTTCTTGGACGAGAAGTTTACGCCAGTAATAATCAATTGGGTGGGATACAAATAATGTATCACAATGGTATATCTCATGTAACAGAACCGAGAGATCTCGATGGTATTGCTACTGTTCTGAAGTGGATAAGTTTTGTACCAAAAAATAAAGGAGGTATTCTGCCAATTATTACACCAGTTGATCCAGTTGATAGAGAAATTGGATATGTTCCAACAAGAACACCGTATGATCCAAGGTGGATGCTTGAAGGTAGAAAAAGTACAGTAGATCCTACCATGTGGGAATCtggattttttgattttggtTCTTGGGCTGAAATAATGAGACCATGGGCTCAAACTGTTGTTACTGGTCGCGCTAGATTAGGTGGTATTCCTTGTGGAATCGTTGCTGTTGAAACTCGAACAATGGAAATTCACTTACCTGCTGATCCCGCTAACCTCGATTCTGAAGCAAAAACAGTATCACAAGCGGGTCAAGTTTGGTACCCTGACAGTGCGTTCAAAACTGCACAAGCAATCAAAGATTTTAATAGAGAAGAATTACcactatttatttttgctaATTGGCGAGGATTTTCCGGTGGTATGAAAG atatgtATGAACAAATCATGAAGTTCGGAGCATACATTGTTGATGGTTTAAAAGAGTACAAAAAACCAGTATTTATCTATATACCACCAAACGGAGAATTAAGAGGAGGTGCATGGGCCGTAGTAGATCCTACGATAAATCCACGTTTCATGGAAATGTTTGCAGACAATACTAGCAGAGGAGGAGTTCTAGAACCTGAAGGCattgtagaaattaaatttaaaacaaaagatattttaaaaactattcatCGACTTGATCCTGTTGTTCATAATTTgaag gAAAAGTTATTACACCCATTAACAGCGGAGGAACGAGCAAAAGTAGAAATAGAAATTCGTTCTCGAGAACAAATCCTTGAGCCAATGTATCGTCAGGCAGCAGTACATTTTTCAGATCTTCATGATACACCGGAACGTATGTTAGAGAAAAATGCAATAAATGATATAATACCATGGCGTAAGGCGCGCACTTTACTTTATTGGCGTCTACGTCGTCGTTTATTGGAAGAAGAATTCAGAAGCGATATTTTATCTACACAACCAAGTCTTGATGTAAGGCAAGTCGATGCAATGTTAAGACGTTGGTTTGTTGAAGATAAAGGTACAACTGAATCTTATCTTTGGGACCAAGATGAAAGCGTAGTTGAATGGTTACAAAGTCAACGAGATGACGAGGATAGTGTAGTAATGCATAATATAAATTGTGTGAAACGAGGTGCAGTAGTTACCCATATTAAAGATTCTCTTGAAAAGTGTCCTGATGTACGTCTGGAAGCTGTACTTGAAATTGCTCACCGACTTACTTCTGCCGAACGAGCTGAACTTCAACGCACTCTTGCACAACTGGAAGCATCCACAGTTCAAGAGCACCATAATGACTCGAGTGCCTCATCGTAA